One genomic window of Coffea eugenioides isolate CCC68of chromosome 1, Ceug_1.0, whole genome shotgun sequence includes the following:
- the LOC113768194 gene encoding uncharacterized protein LOC113768194 — MEALQPHAGGQAPSSPSFLRKSFAALFSSNVATPSLSVQATPSTHKGEPALIFSQIAMEKLAAPYRLALVGKFSRGRPKLEDVRGFLRKLDLRDPATVGLLDACHVLLQFHSDADFHRVWARGIWYVHGHPMRVFKWTPSFHVDREPSVVPVWFQVPKLPLHLFHKETLFQIAEMVGVPLLVDAATLAVSRPSVARVCVEVDLMKQRPSRGYTEVGCHVLYPALKPVKVGGDGERPGQPAEGGIKPRQRQREGVQDGTALAANSAAVEEAAATKVSSLEPSSGTAALVEPQAMVGVMVSTSQSASATAALAEPQTVVAVEVAEQLSAEVVVLAEKELNHEQEFGGNGAVAVEGFEVVLVGGQDLSKEEDDYGNDVRMGSAERRPTEAHMDSKDVLAEEEELRELQERVGNLSPRGDSHMVPNVLSSLVSDHQLGALNLEPNELSLVRQDERQKKVSLVAICEPKTSLLNLDSIRVKVGMDLAVANQSGSVWILYNSSFDCYTIGESEQHITLRVISQLLPEKIYFSFVHAKYIAQEREGLWGELLREKQEVKP; from the exons ATGGAGGCCCTCCAGCCTCACGCTGGGGGCCAGGCTCCTTCATCTCCATCTTTTCTCCGCAAGTCCTTTGCTGCTTTATTTTCAAGCAATGTAGCCACGCCTTCGCTGTCCGTTCAGGCGACTCCCTCCACCCACAAAGGGGAGCCTGCGTTGATATTCTCGCAAATAGCCATGGAAAAGCTTGCTGCCCCATATCGACTTGCATTGGTGGGCAAGTTCTCAAGGGGTAGACCGAAGCTAGAGGATGTACGTGGTTTTTTGCGCAAGTTAGACTTGCGTGACCCAGCAACTGTGGGCTTGTTGGACGCATGCCATGTGCTGCTGCAGTTccattcggatgctgattttcaCAGAGTGTGGGCAAGGGGGATTTGGTACGTTCATGGACATCCGATGAGGGTCTTTAAATGGACTCCATCGTTTCATGTAGATCGTGAGCCATCTGTTGTCCCGGTGTGGTTCCAGGTGCCCAAGCTGCCcttgcatttgttccataaGGAAACGTTGTTCCAAATTGCTGAGATGGTGGGCGTGCCTCTGTTAGTTGATGCGGCAACTTTGGCGGTTTCCAGACCTAGCGTTGCTAGGGTCTGCGTGGAGGTGGACTTGATGAAGCAAAGGCCTTCAAGG GGGTACACGGAGGTGGGTTGCCATGTGTTGTACCCAGCATTGAAGCCTGTCAAAGTGGGGGGAGACGGGGAGAGGCCTGGACAGCCTGCTGAAGGGGGTATTAAGCCCAGGCAGAGGCAGCGCGAGGGGGTGCAAGATGGCACAGCGCTGGCTGCAAATTCAGCAGCAGTTGAGGAGGCCGCAGCGACGAAGGTGTCCAGCTTGGAGCCTTCGAGCGGGACGGCAGCGCTGGTGGAGCCTCAAGCTATGGTTGGTGTTATGGTGTCCACATCCCAATCTGCTAGTGCTACGGCTGCGTTGGCTGAGCCGCAGACAGTGGTAGCGGTCGAGGTTGCTGAGCAACTTTCTGCGGAGGTGGTGGTGTTGGCTGAGAAGGAGTTGAACCATGAGCAGGAGTTCGGCGGTAATGGTGCAGTAGCGGTTGAAGGATTTGAGGTGGTGTTGGTGGGAGGGCAGGATTTGAGCAAGGAGGAAGATGATTACGGTAATGATGTGCGCATGGGATCAGCGGAACGGCGACCAACAGAGGCTCACATGGATTCTAAAGATGTCTTGGCAGAAGAGGAAGAGCTTCGTGAGTTGCAGGAGCGGGTGGGTAATCTTTCACCAAGAGGTGACTCTCACATGGTGCCTAACGTACTATCTTCGCTGGTAAGTGACCATCAGTTGGGTGCACTGAACCTGGAGCCTAACGAATTATCTCTGGTGCGGCAAGATGAGCGGCAGAAGAAAG TATCTTTGGTGGCGATTTGTGAACCTAAGACATCCCTACTGAACCTGGATTCTATCCGTGTGAAGGTGGGAATGGACTTAGCTGTTGCAAATCAATCAGGTAGTGTTTGGATTTTGTACAATTCGTCGTTTGATTGCTATACAATAGGAGAATCGGAGCAGCACATCACGCTGCGCGTGATTTCCCAATTATTGCCTGAGAAGATATACTTTTCATTCGTTCATGCAAAGTACATTGCCCAGGAGAGGGAAGGGCTATGGGGAGAGCTTTTGCGAGAGAAGCAGGAGGTTAAGCCCTAG